The proteins below come from a single Dinghuibacter silviterrae genomic window:
- a CDS encoding ATP-dependent helicase, with translation MQHYLEGLNEQQREAVLHKDGPIMIVAGAGSGKTKVLTTRIAHLMAAHHIDAFRILALTFTNKAAAEMKERIERTLGNTEARNLYIGTFHSVFARILRAEADRLGYPRSFTIYDTDDARSVVKTVVQELNLDDKHYKPNLVLNRISSAKNALVGPDEYANDYHLQQEDMQSGRPAIGKIYQAYWARCRKNGAMDFDDLLFNMYILLSTFPEVLHKYQHKFQYILIDEYQDTNAAQYQIVKLLAAVHENICVVGDDAQSIYSFRGATIENILQFQKDYDDVKVVKLEQNYRSTQSIIAVANEVIKNNKGQIPKALWTDNHPGEKIRLVRTMTDNDEGKYVADTIQEQKLRNHYNNRDFAILYRTNAQSRSFEESLRRMNIAYRIYGGISFYQRKEVKDFIAYLRVIVNPKEEESLKRIINYPIRGIGKTSVEKAVLAANDGGLSMWDVLGNAAMFGFKSGTLESIDQFVTMIKMFASELDKKNAYDVAVLVGKHTGIVKELFNDKTTEGLARYENVQELLNSIKEWIETPLNEEDGEVGDKSLGAYLQQITLLTDADKDEEDADVVKLMTIHAAKGLEFPVVFVAGIEEGLFPSGMSINSREDLEEERRLFYVAVTRAKQRLWLTYANNRYRFGQLVQNDPSRFLDEIPELHLDKSHAGGRAPGGFGGTSAFDRMHGKPSFGPPPARKPDQRPSYLGPAPKPAQVDHTPSKDFVPSDLSGLAPGQRVEHQKFGFGEVTKMEGSGHNPIATIKFDLNGEKKIMLNYAKLRIL, from the coding sequence ATGCAGCATTACCTGGAAGGATTGAACGAGCAACAACGGGAAGCAGTATTGCACAAGGACGGTCCCATCATGATCGTGGCGGGCGCCGGGAGTGGGAAGACGAAGGTGCTGACGACCAGGATCGCCCATTTGATGGCGGCGCACCATATAGATGCCTTCCGCATCCTGGCGCTGACTTTTACCAACAAGGCTGCGGCAGAAATGAAGGAGCGGATCGAAAGGACGCTGGGAAATACGGAGGCGCGTAATTTATATATAGGCACTTTTCACTCGGTTTTCGCGCGCATCCTAAGGGCGGAAGCCGACCGCCTGGGATACCCCCGCAGCTTTACGATTTACGACACGGACGACGCGCGGAGTGTGGTCAAGACGGTTGTCCAGGAACTGAACCTGGACGACAAGCATTACAAACCCAACCTGGTCCTCAACCGGATTTCCTCGGCGAAGAACGCATTGGTAGGGCCAGATGAATACGCGAACGATTATCATCTTCAGCAGGAAGACATGCAGTCCGGGCGCCCGGCGATCGGAAAGATTTACCAGGCGTATTGGGCCCGTTGCCGCAAGAACGGCGCCATGGACTTCGACGACCTGTTGTTCAACATGTACATCCTGCTCAGTACTTTTCCGGAGGTACTGCACAAATACCAGCACAAATTCCAGTACATCCTGATCGATGAGTACCAGGATACCAACGCGGCCCAGTACCAGATCGTCAAGCTGCTGGCGGCGGTGCACGAAAACATCTGCGTGGTGGGGGACGACGCCCAGAGCATTTATTCCTTCCGGGGCGCGACCATCGAAAACATCCTCCAGTTCCAAAAGGACTATGACGACGTCAAGGTGGTCAAGCTGGAACAAAACTACCGCAGTACCCAAAGCATCATCGCGGTGGCCAACGAGGTGATCAAAAACAACAAGGGCCAGATCCCCAAGGCGCTTTGGACCGACAACCACCCCGGGGAAAAGATCCGCCTGGTGCGGACCATGACCGACAACGACGAAGGGAAATACGTGGCCGACACCATCCAGGAACAAAAGCTCCGGAACCATTACAACAACCGGGATTTCGCGATCCTTTACCGGACGAACGCCCAAAGCCGGAGTTTTGAAGAGAGCCTGAGGCGGATGAACATCGCCTACCGCATCTATGGAGGCATCAGCTTCTACCAGCGGAAGGAAGTCAAGGACTTTATCGCCTATCTCCGGGTGATCGTCAACCCGAAGGAAGAGGAATCGCTCAAACGCATCATCAACTACCCCATCCGCGGGATCGGTAAAACGTCGGTGGAAAAAGCCGTGCTGGCCGCCAACGACGGGGGGTTGTCGATGTGGGACGTCTTAGGAAACGCGGCCATGTTTGGCTTTAAGAGCGGAACCCTGGAATCTATCGACCAGTTCGTGACCATGATCAAGATGTTCGCCAGCGAGCTGGACAAAAAGAACGCCTACGACGTAGCGGTCTTGGTGGGCAAACACACGGGTATCGTCAAGGAGCTTTTTAACGACAAGACGACGGAAGGCCTGGCGCGGTATGAAAACGTACAGGAACTCCTGAACTCCATAAAGGAATGGATCGAAACCCCCCTGAACGAAGAAGACGGAGAGGTGGGCGACAAAAGCCTGGGGGCCTACCTGCAGCAGATCACCCTGCTCACCGATGCGGACAAGGATGAGGAGGACGCCGACGTCGTGAAGCTGATGACCATCCACGCAGCCAAGGGCCTGGAGTTCCCGGTGGTATTTGTGGCGGGTATCGAAGAAGGCTTGTTCCCCAGCGGGATGAGCATCAACAGCCGGGAAGACCTGGAAGAAGAAAGACGCCTGTTCTATGTCGCGGTCACCAGGGCCAAGCAACGGCTTTGGCTGACCTACGCCAATAACCGCTACCGCTTCGGACAACTGGTGCAAAACGATCCCAGCCGTTTCCTCGACGAGATCCCGGAATTACACCTCGACAAAAGCCACGCCGGCGGCCGTGCCCCGGGCGGTTTTGGCGGTACCAGCGCGTTCGATCGCATGCACGGCAAGCCGTCTTTCGGACCCCCGCCCGCCCGAAAACCGGACCAGCGGCCCTCTTACCTGGGCCCCGCACCCAAACCGGCCCAGGTGGACCATACCCCCAGCAAGGACTTTGTACCCAGCGACCTGTCGGGGCTGGCGCCCGGGCAGCGGGTGGAACACCAGAAGTTCGGGTTTGGGGAGGTGACGAAGATGGAGGGGTCGGGGCACAACCCCATAGCCACGATCAAGTTTGATCTGAATGGGGAGAAGAAGATTATGTTGAATTATGCGAAGCTGAGGATATTATAG
- a CDS encoding GIY-YIG nuclease family protein, translating into MSEGCVYILKTGRNLYKIGKTTDLQKRLAVYHTHLPILFRVIRQYEDVNIGSLEGSLHIVFQHKRVKGEWFELNAGDLQICDNIAMNYSLARFERVTRKQATVIRFSDEPLLQVIEAHEKYLSDYSRVAEDVRLGLGTEEIFELYEGTVSKSVIDTVRRLLRYRTPNSEFLGSLLPVVKDLSAGLTEQHILDKYRGQVSRSTLSMVKRILRNQLY; encoded by the coding sequence ATGAGCGAAGGATGCGTATACATTCTTAAAACGGGCAGGAATCTTTATAAGATCGGCAAGACCACCGACCTTCAAAAGCGGCTGGCCGTTTACCATACGCACCTGCCGATCCTTTTCCGGGTGATCCGCCAGTACGAGGACGTAAACATCGGCAGCCTGGAGGGAAGCCTTCATATTGTCTTTCAGCACAAACGCGTCAAGGGGGAGTGGTTCGAGCTAAACGCCGGGGACCTCCAGATCTGCGATAACATCGCCATGAACTATTCGCTGGCCCGGTTTGAGCGCGTCACACGAAAACAAGCGACCGTCATCCGCTTTTCCGACGAACCCCTGCTCCAGGTCATCGAAGCACACGAAAAGTATCTGTCGGACTATTCACGGGTGGCCGAAGACGTCCGGCTGGGTCTGGGCACGGAGGAGATTTTCGAGCTGTATGAAGGCACGGTGAGTAAGTCCGTCATCGACACCGTCCGCAGGCTGCTTCGATACCGGACGCCCAATTCGGAATTCCTCGGCAGTCTGCTCCCCGTGGTCAAGGACCTGAGCGCCGGGCTGACCGAACAACATATCCTGGACAAATACCGGGGCCAGGTGAGCCGCTCCACGCTCTCGATGGTCAAAAGAATTCTCCGCAACCAACTATATTGA
- a CDS encoding YccF domain-containing protein produces the protein MNLLGNLIWILCGGFFASLGYLFGGFLLCCTIIGIPFGVQCFKLAYIVLWPFGKQVVSRPSATGCLSPLFNLVWLLCGGLYTALMHLVFGCLLAITIIGLPFAAQHFKLIPLALMPFGKDVVG, from the coding sequence ATGAATCTACTCGGAAACCTTATATGGATCCTCTGCGGAGGCTTTTTCGCTTCCCTGGGCTACCTCTTCGGCGGCTTTTTGCTGTGTTGCACCATCATCGGCATCCCTTTTGGGGTACAATGCTTTAAGCTCGCCTACATCGTCCTCTGGCCCTTTGGCAAACAAGTCGTTAGCAGGCCATCCGCGACCGGCTGCCTATCCCCGCTTTTCAACCTCGTCTGGCTGCTGTGTGGGGGTCTGTATACCGCGCTGATGCACCTCGTCTTTGGTTGCCTCCTGGCCATCACGATTATAGGCCTTCCCTTCGCAGCCCAGCACTTCAAACTGATCCCGCTGGCCCTAATGCCGTTTGGAAAGGATGTGGTCGGGTAA
- the recA gene encoding recombinase RecA has translation MAAHSDKSDKTNGQDKSTNNMSEKLKALKLTIDKIDKDFGKGSVMMMNERADKTLEVVSTGSLGLDVALGVGGFPRGRIVEIYGPESSGKTTIAIHAIAEAQKKGGICAIIDAEHAFDSSYAKRLGVDIDNLLISQPDYGEQALEIADRLILSGAVDVVVIDSVAALVPKGELEGEMGDSKMGLQARLMSQALRKLTATINKTNTICIFINQLREKIGVMFGNPETTTGGNALKFYASVRLDIRRSAQIKDGDEAVGNRVKVKVVKNKVAPPFRSAEFDIIFGEGISKVGEIVDMGVELGVIQKSGSWFSYDTNKLGQGRDAVKQLLTDNPELAAELETKIRAKLTEGQQPPAVPAPALN, from the coding sequence ATGGCAGCGCATTCCGATAAGTCCGATAAGACGAACGGTCAAGACAAATCGACCAATAATATGAGTGAAAAGCTCAAGGCCTTAAAGCTGACGATTGACAAGATCGACAAGGATTTTGGAAAAGGCAGCGTCATGATGATGAACGAACGTGCCGACAAGACCCTGGAGGTCGTTTCGACCGGTTCCCTTGGGCTGGACGTGGCCTTGGGCGTGGGGGGCTTCCCCCGGGGTCGTATTGTGGAGATCTATGGTCCCGAATCTTCCGGTAAGACCACCATCGCCATCCATGCGATCGCCGAGGCACAAAAGAAAGGGGGTATCTGCGCCATCATCGACGCGGAACATGCGTTTGACAGCTCCTATGCCAAAAGGCTGGGCGTCGACATCGACAACCTGCTGATCTCCCAACCCGACTATGGTGAGCAGGCCCTGGAAATCGCCGACCGGCTGATCCTCTCGGGGGCCGTGGACGTCGTCGTCATCGACTCCGTGGCAGCCCTGGTGCCCAAAGGGGAACTGGAAGGCGAAATGGGGGATAGCAAGATGGGGCTCCAGGCCCGGCTCATGTCCCAGGCGCTGCGCAAACTCACAGCCACCATCAACAAGACCAACACTATTTGTATTTTCATCAACCAGCTCCGTGAAAAAATCGGGGTCATGTTCGGAAACCCCGAAACGACCACCGGTGGGAACGCCCTTAAGTTCTATGCATCGGTCCGCCTGGACATCCGCCGCTCCGCCCAAATCAAGGACGGGGACGAGGCCGTGGGTAACCGCGTCAAGGTAAAGGTCGTCAAGAACAAGGTCGCGCCGCCCTTCCGCAGCGCGGAGTTCGACATCATTTTCGGAGAGGGCATTTCCAAAGTCGGCGAGATCGTCGACATGGGCGTGGAACTCGGCGTCATACAAAAAAGCGGCAGCTGGTTCAGCTACGACACCAACAAACTCGGCCAGGGCCGCGACGCCGTCAAACAACTCCTCACGGACAACCCGGAACTTGCCGCTGAACTGGAAACCAAGATCCGCGCCAAGCTCACCGAAGGGCAACAACCGCCCGCGGTCCCTGCGCCCGCTCTGAATTAA
- a CDS encoding Fic family protein gives MAIYIYQRRDWPLFTWNQTSLSRLSAKVRHNQGRLLGRMEQLNPTLQMEATLRMLTLDIVRSAEIEGEFVDAAEVRTALAQRLGHQHGTVAKNLEGRIGLLLDATQRYAAPMTEQRMFGWHASLFPHRKAGWRINPVTSPHQVVRYQAPHSYVVPGEMAAFLEWFNTTGNLDPFMAAAVAHLWFLTIQPFEDGNGRIARTISALQLARADDTPYRYYSLSAQLCKERAAYYDILEKTQGGSLDITAWLEWFLQCLDRALLDTNTQLSGLLAKSRFWEKNTGASLNDRQRTMLNRLLDGIEVKLTSSAWARLTASSPDTAIRDINDLLKQGILVKDPAGGRSTSYRLLN, from the coding sequence ATGGCCATATATATCTACCAAAGACGCGACTGGCCTCTGTTTACCTGGAACCAAACAAGTTTATCAAGGCTCTCTGCAAAAGTGCGTCACAATCAAGGTCGTCTTCTCGGGAGGATGGAGCAGCTCAACCCCACCCTTCAAATGGAAGCGACGCTTCGGATGCTCACCCTGGACATCGTGCGCTCTGCCGAAATCGAAGGAGAGTTCGTGGATGCGGCTGAAGTCCGTACCGCCCTCGCACAACGCCTCGGTCACCAACACGGCACCGTTGCAAAAAACCTGGAAGGACGGATCGGGTTGCTCCTCGATGCGACCCAACGCTATGCCGCCCCCATGACGGAACAGCGCATGTTTGGCTGGCATGCGTCCCTTTTCCCACACCGAAAAGCCGGCTGGAGGATAAACCCGGTCACTTCCCCACACCAGGTCGTACGTTACCAGGCGCCCCACTCCTACGTTGTCCCCGGTGAAATGGCCGCCTTTTTGGAATGGTTCAACACGACGGGAAACCTGGATCCCTTTATGGCTGCCGCTGTAGCCCACCTCTGGTTCCTGACCATCCAGCCCTTCGAAGACGGCAACGGCCGGATCGCCCGAACCATCAGTGCCCTGCAGCTCGCGAGGGCAGACGACACCCCCTATCGTTATTACAGCCTGTCCGCCCAGCTTTGCAAAGAACGCGCCGCCTATTACGACATCCTCGAAAAGACGCAAGGCGGCTCCCTGGACATCACCGCCTGGCTGGAATGGTTCCTCCAGTGTCTTGACCGCGCCCTGCTCGACACCAATACCCAACTGTCCGGTCTTCTCGCCAAGTCCAGGTTCTGGGAAAAAAACACCGGCGCCTCCCTGAACGATCGCCAGCGGACCATGCTCAACCGTCTGCTCGACGGCATCGAGGTCAAGCTGACGTCCTCCGCCTGGGCAAGGCTGACCGCCTCGTCCCCTGACACCGCCATCCGGGACATCAACGACCTCCTCAAACAGGGAATCCTCGTCAAGGATCCCGCCGGCGGGCGCAGCACCAGCTACCGGCTGTTGAACTAA
- a CDS encoding methylglyoxal synthase: protein MNQIRVIGNRKRIALVAHDNKKKDLIDWALFNQAALSRHELFATGTTGKLLEERLDRPIRKLLSGPLGGDQQIGAMIADGEIDLLIFFWDPMETQAHDSDVKALLRIGCAWNIPMATDRATADFIMTSPLMNQDYELIIPDYTAYLQRRI from the coding sequence ATGAACCAAATCCGTGTCATCGGAAACCGCAAACGCATCGCCCTGGTGGCACACGACAACAAGAAAAAGGACCTGATCGACTGGGCCCTGTTCAACCAGGCCGCCCTCTCCCGGCACGAACTTTTTGCCACCGGCACCACCGGCAAGCTGCTCGAAGAGCGCCTGGACAGACCCATCCGTAAGCTGCTCTCCGGCCCCCTGGGCGGCGACCAACAGATCGGCGCCATGATCGCCGACGGCGAGATCGACCTCCTGATCTTTTTCTGGGACCCCATGGAAACCCAGGCCCACGACAGCGACGTAAAAGCACTGTTACGCATAGGCTGCGCCTGGAACATCCCCATGGCCACCGACCGCGCCACGGCCGACTTCATCATGACGTCCCCCCTGATGAACCAGGACTACGAGCTGATCATCCCCGACTATACAGCCTATTTACAACGGCGAATATGA
- a CDS encoding GNAT family N-acetyltransferase translates to MITLRPWQWRDVPQLIHICNNIHIWNNLRDQMPKPYRQKDAEEWVRFNLQQQPQRNFCIDENGVMIGGIGMVPQHDIYKRNIEIGYYLGEEHWGRGHGTEAVRQMVRYIFDTTDCYRIYAEVFAHNLASMAVLRKNGFHREAVLHKAIFKNDLLIDAHLWVRFREE, encoded by the coding sequence ATGATTACCCTACGACCATGGCAATGGCGGGATGTTCCCCAGCTCATACACATCTGCAACAACATCCACATCTGGAACAACCTTCGCGACCAGATGCCCAAGCCCTACCGCCAGAAAGACGCCGAGGAATGGGTCCGCTTCAACCTCCAGCAACAGCCCCAACGCAACTTCTGCATCGATGAGAACGGCGTCATGATCGGCGGCATCGGCATGGTCCCCCAACACGACATCTACAAACGCAACATCGAAATCGGCTACTACTTAGGCGAAGAACACTGGGGCAGGGGCCACGGCACCGAAGCCGTCCGCCAGATGGTCCGCTACATCTTCGACACCACCGACTGCTACCGCATCTACGCCGAGGTCTTCGCGCACAACCTCGCCTCCATGGCCGTCCTCCGCAAAAACGGCTTCCACCGGGAAGCCGTCCTTCATAAAGCCATTTTCAAAAACGACCTGCTTATCGATGCGCACCTTTGGGTGCGGTTCCGCGAGGAATGA
- a CDS encoding glycoside hydrolase domain-containing protein: MLRSILLATGLVAGALSLHAQVLSYSDGHNAWNPDTLGDIRAVVYCPSGGAAAFVHIPWRRRDEHPELKRIIVEDGQTRKRVADVHVSEVTREYGDIYFRPVSGKGRYYVYYLPYKNEGRSNYPRGVYLKPDTGTWRAPEGAIKATTEGIQYINAFNSFYPMEVIATRKETEALDAKHAGEAFVVFPEDRRYPIRMKHDLPYRWIERKEPVGFDTAEKDENYAFQLGVYALKNLRNVKVTFSDWGEGFTADRFNCINTQGVSYDGKPFEPTVDVAERTVQPLWCWVTIPSDARPGTYKGSVTVKADSLPAVEVPLQITVGHRDAVAAGVNEPYKMTRLPWLNSTLAQENTVIAPYTPLQVTDTVINLLGRDISIGRDGLPAQIRTYFTPEMTSIGTEAHPLLTEPIHFHIDPAPGGAAARVALVSSGLRFIDKTDGTVTWEASSTSEALQMDVHGSLEFDGFLSYTVRLVALEDLDLRNTRWHMPLEPDAAKYLIGLNRKGGYRPDSLSWKWDVAHKNQDGAWIGNVNEGVQFSLRDQHYVRPLNTNFYLLKPLVLPDSWGNEGKGGIEIGQKGKAILVNAYTGARTMHKGDTLYYNFNLLITPFHALNTDFQWANRFYHKYNNLDTIQSLGATVVNIHHATPINPWINYPFIEWARMKGYIDTAHSKGIKVKIYNTIRELSDHAYELPVLRSLGHEVYSSGKGGGFAWLQEHVGDDYIPAWFVPEIKDAAIINSGMNRWHNYYVEGMNWLVQNVGIDGIYLDDVAFDRVTMKRIKRVLTQDGHPGIIDLHSANQYDASDGWNNSANLYMEHFPYLNRLWFGEYFDYEKNTPDFFLTEVSGIPFGLMGEMLQGGGNPWRGMIYGMTNRLGWTDVNDPRPLWALWDAFGMKGSEMLGYWSGHCPVTTDQPQVLATVYKRKGKALVALASWAPGDVQTQLTIDWKALGIDPSTAEILAPEIRGFQPGKVFPAGKPIPVAPGKGWLLIIQQASQ, translated from the coding sequence ATGTTGCGCTCGATTTTGCTTGCCACCGGCCTGGTCGCCGGGGCTTTGTCCCTGCATGCGCAGGTTCTCTCTTATAGTGACGGTCATAATGCCTGGAACCCGGATACCCTTGGGGATATCCGGGCAGTAGTGTATTGCCCGTCGGGGGGAGCGGCGGCGTTTGTGCATATTCCCTGGAGGCGGAGGGACGAACACCCGGAGCTGAAGCGGATCATCGTGGAAGATGGTCAGACCCGGAAGCGGGTGGCGGACGTGCATGTCTCGGAAGTGACGCGGGAGTATGGAGATATTTATTTCCGCCCGGTGTCGGGGAAGGGAAGGTACTATGTATACTACCTGCCGTATAAAAATGAAGGACGAAGCAACTACCCCCGGGGTGTTTATCTGAAACCGGACACAGGGACGTGGCGGGCCCCGGAAGGGGCGATCAAGGCGACTACCGAAGGTATCCAGTATATCAATGCCTTCAACAGCTTTTACCCGATGGAGGTAATTGCCACACGGAAGGAGACGGAAGCGTTGGATGCGAAACACGCGGGGGAGGCTTTTGTCGTGTTCCCGGAGGACCGGAGGTATCCGATCCGGATGAAGCACGATTTACCCTATCGGTGGATAGAAAGGAAGGAGCCGGTTGGCTTCGATACGGCGGAGAAGGATGAGAACTACGCCTTCCAACTGGGTGTTTACGCGTTGAAGAATTTGAGAAACGTGAAGGTGACTTTTAGTGACTGGGGTGAAGGATTTACGGCGGATCGCTTTAACTGCATCAATACGCAAGGAGTATCCTATGACGGGAAGCCCTTTGAACCGACGGTGGACGTAGCTGAGAGGACGGTTCAACCGTTGTGGTGTTGGGTAACCATCCCCAGCGATGCACGGCCGGGGACGTATAAGGGCTCAGTGACGGTGAAGGCGGACAGTTTGCCGGCGGTAGAAGTTCCTTTGCAGATTACCGTAGGTCACCGGGACGCGGTAGCCGCAGGGGTGAACGAACCGTATAAGATGACGCGGCTGCCGTGGCTCAATTCCACTTTGGCACAGGAGAACACGGTGATTGCACCATATACACCGCTGCAGGTAACGGATACTGTGATTAACCTTTTAGGCAGAGACATATCCATCGGGCGGGATGGGCTGCCGGCGCAGATCCGGACGTATTTCACGCCGGAGATGACGTCGATCGGCACGGAGGCGCACCCGCTACTGACGGAGCCGATACATTTTCACATTGACCCGGCGCCAGGGGGGGCTGCAGCACGCGTGGCCCTGGTGTCTTCAGGCCTGCGCTTTATCGACAAGACCGACGGAACGGTCACCTGGGAAGCAAGCAGCACCTCGGAGGCCCTGCAAATGGACGTACACGGCAGCCTGGAGTTTGACGGGTTCCTGTCGTACACGGTGCGGTTGGTGGCGCTGGAGGACCTGGACCTGCGCAATACGCGCTGGCACATGCCGCTGGAACCCGACGCGGCGAAGTACCTGATCGGGTTGAACCGGAAAGGTGGGTACCGGCCGGACAGCCTTTCCTGGAAGTGGGACGTGGCACATAAGAACCAGGACGGGGCGTGGATCGGCAACGTCAATGAGGGGGTGCAGTTTTCGTTGAGGGATCAGCACTATGTCCGTCCGCTGAACACGAATTTTTATTTGCTGAAACCGCTGGTTCTACCGGATTCGTGGGGGAATGAAGGAAAGGGCGGGATAGAGATTGGGCAAAAAGGGAAGGCGATTCTGGTCAATGCTTATACGGGCGCCCGGACGATGCATAAGGGGGATACGCTGTATTACAATTTCAACCTCCTGATTACACCCTTCCATGCGCTGAATACGGACTTTCAGTGGGCGAACCGGTTTTACCATAAGTACAACAACCTGGACACGATCCAGTCGTTGGGGGCTACGGTGGTGAACATTCATCACGCGACGCCGATCAATCCGTGGATCAATTATCCCTTTATCGAGTGGGCGAGAATGAAGGGGTATATCGATACGGCGCACAGCAAGGGGATCAAGGTCAAAATCTATAATACCATCAGGGAGTTGTCGGATCATGCCTACGAGCTGCCGGTGTTGCGGAGCCTGGGGCATGAAGTGTATTCGTCGGGGAAGGGAGGCGGTTTTGCGTGGTTGCAGGAGCACGTGGGGGATGACTATATCCCGGCGTGGTTTGTCCCGGAGATCAAGGACGCGGCGATCATCAACAGCGGGATGAACCGCTGGCACAATTATTACGTGGAGGGGATGAACTGGCTGGTGCAGAATGTGGGTATTGATGGGATTTACTTAGACGACGTGGCGTTTGACCGGGTGACGATGAAACGGATCAAACGGGTGCTGACACAGGACGGGCATCCGGGGATCATCGACCTGCACTCGGCCAATCAGTATGACGCCAGTGACGGGTGGAACAACAGCGCCAACCTGTATATGGAGCACTTTCCTTACCTGAACCGGCTTTGGTTTGGGGAGTATTTCGACTACGAAAAAAATACACCCGACTTTTTCCTGACGGAGGTGAGTGGGATACCGTTCGGGCTGATGGGGGAAATGCTGCAGGGCGGCGGAAACCCGTGGCGGGGGATGATCTACGGGATGACCAACCGGTTGGGTTGGACGGATGTCAACGACCCGCGCCCGCTGTGGGCTTTATGGGATGCCTTTGGCATGAAGGGATCGGAGATGCTGGGCTATTGGAGTGGGCACTGCCCGGTGACGACGGACCAGCCGCAGGTACTCGCGACGGTGTATAAACGCAAGGGCAAAGCCCTGGTGGCGCTGGCAAGCTGGGCGCCGGGGGATGTGCAGACGCAGCTGACCATCGACTGGAAGGCGCTGGGTATCGATCCTTCAACGGCGGAGATCCTGGCCCCGGAGATCCGGGGGTTTCAGCCGGGGAAGGTTTTTCCGGCGGGTAAACCCATCCCGGTTGCCCCGGGAAAGGGGTGGTTATTGATCATACAACAGGCATCGCAATAG
- a CDS encoding exonuclease/endonuclease/phosphatase family protein yields MRLFLIICVLGLVSCSKKGSGSGSSIDTLPLAGTVDKADTLTVMAYNVLSYGDYCQAPPAALDGYLRTIVGYVHPDLLSCEKMNPFPFTPGASGNLADEIVASDLPSGYAYCTPTGATGQADVSVLFYNTRKMTYVRTQTLVRDITDFDLYTLYYNDVNLSITHDTTFLYILVNHTQSGSSSTDRDRQVTEEATALRAEFAFYPNLIVMGDFNTRLSDEAGYQALVTSTDSATLLSDPPYYPDRALTYPGNWDGTPYRYGPYLTTSTRLSATVPNACGTSGGAKSWYDHIFVSPWLVSGTNYMHYVPHSYVTIGNDGNRLGVDINSTSPVANTSAPDTVIQALWQFSNKYPVCVRVAVKANRNGVSPKDP; encoded by the coding sequence ATGAGACTGTTTCTGATCATTTGCGTGCTGGGGCTTGTCAGTTGCTCCAAGAAGGGTTCCGGGTCTGGGTCTTCTATTGACACTCTGCCGTTGGCGGGTACGGTCGACAAAGCGGATACCCTGACGGTCATGGCGTACAACGTCCTGAGCTATGGAGACTATTGCCAGGCGCCACCGGCCGCCCTGGACGGCTATCTACGTACCATCGTGGGGTATGTGCACCCGGACCTCCTGAGCTGTGAAAAAATGAATCCCTTTCCGTTTACGCCCGGGGCTTCCGGAAACCTGGCGGATGAGATCGTCGCTTCGGACCTGCCTTCGGGTTATGCCTATTGCACCCCCACCGGCGCCACCGGGCAGGCGGATGTGTCGGTGTTGTTTTATAATACCCGAAAGATGACCTACGTGCGCACACAGACGTTGGTCCGGGATATTACCGACTTCGACCTCTATACGCTTTATTACAATGACGTCAATTTGTCGATCACGCACGATACGACCTTTTTGTACATCCTGGTGAATCACACCCAATCGGGTTCTTCCAGCACGGACCGGGACCGCCAGGTGACCGAGGAAGCAACGGCGCTCCGGGCGGAATTTGCTTTTTACCCCAACCTTATTGTGATGGGTGATTTCAATACAAGGCTCAGCGATGAGGCCGGTTACCAGGCGCTCGTGACGTCGACCGATTCTGCAACGCTTTTGTCCGACCCGCCCTATTATCCGGACAGGGCCCTTACCTATCCGGGGAACTGGGATGGGACGCCTTACCGTTATGGCCCCTACCTGACGACCTCGACGCGGTTGTCCGCCACTGTGCCCAATGCCTGTGGGACCAGCGGAGGGGCTAAGTCGTGGTATGACCATATTTTTGTGTCGCCCTGGCTGGTGTCCGGGACAAATTATATGCACTACGTGCCGCATTCGTATGTGACTATAGGAAATGACGGGAACCGGTTGGGGGTGGACATCAACAGCACGAGTCCCGTGGCGAATACCTCGGCGCCGGATACGGTGATACAGGCGTTGTGGCAGTTTTCCAATAAGTATCCAGTTTGTGTGAGGGTGGCCGTGAAGGCGAACAGGAATGGGGTGAGTCCGAAGGATCCCTAA